A window of Ruminiclostridium herbifermentans genomic DNA:
TTTTTTCCTTTTCAATATGTTTTAGAGCATATTGTGAAGAAAAATAATTTGGATGAAGGTCATAAGCAATATAATCATAAGAAATATCAAATAATTTTTTAAAGTGCTCAACTCCACTGATAAAAGCATTGTTGGTGCTTTCATTTTCTAAATCCCCAATATGGTGACTTAGATAAAATAAATTATCTTTATTCATGCAAAAAACATTTTTAAGTTCTCCACCACAAGCCAAAATTGATGGTATTTCAAAGCATTCTGGTATATTAAAAAGCTTACGGATATCTAAAATAATAGGTTTGGGAACATATCCCCGAGAACGCCGAATAATATACTCTCTTCCTTCAAAAACTCTTGTAACCGAGTCATCAGTGCGAATATATATTTCTCGATTATGTGTTAAAAAAACATCTGCAATTTCAGAAAGTTCATTAATTGCATCATCATCCTTATAAAATATCGGCTCACTTGATAAATTTCCGCTTGTCATGACTATTAATTCAGGAAATCCATCTTGTTTAAATAATATGTGATGGATTGGCGTATACGGCAGCATTACACCTAAGTATTTATTAAGAGGTGCTATTAATTCAGGAAGTTTTATACCTTCCTTTTTTTCAAGAAGCACAATAGGGCTTGCAGGAGATTTTAATAATTCAATTTCTTTATCATTCATTTTACAATACTTATTAATTACATCAAGATTTTTCATCATAATTGCAAATGGTTTTTTATCACGATGCTTTCTATTTCTAAGTCTCTCAATTGCACTATCATTTAAGGCATCACATGAAAGATGATATCCTCCAATTCCCTTTATAGCAGCTATTTGACCAGTTTTTATTACTTCTGCAATATGTTCTATGCATTTCTTACTATTAGAAAAAGCTTCTAAACTGCTGTACTCTTCATGCAAATAAGCATGTAAATCACATTTGTCTGAATATCTAATATTATTTAAAAGTGGCATTTGTAATTGGTCTGATTGTGCTGGCATACTCTCTTTTTCAAATTCATTTAGCGTACAATTATATAAATTTGATGCATTTTGATGCTCTGAAAACTTAAAATGTTCAGTTTTCATTCTGAATTGAGAATTTGAATTACCTAATACAATTTCCAAACTTGGTCCGCATCTGTGGCAGGCGATAGGCTGAGCATGATATCTTCTATCGGCAGGGTCTGTATACTCTTTTCTACAGCTATCACACATGTAAAAGCTATCCATCGTGGTTTTATCCCTGTCATAAGGAATGTCTTTTATTATAGTAAACCTAGGTCCACAATTTGTACAATTAATAAAAGGATACAGATATCTTCTGTCCCCTCTGTCTTTAATCTCCTTCAAACAATCATTGCATGTTGCTACATCAGGAGAAATAAAAATATTACCTTTAAGGCTTGTTTGACTTTCCTTTATTGTAAAGTCCTTGAAACCTTCAAATGGTAATTCCTTATAATCAATTGATTCAATTTTAGATAGAGTAGGCGCTGATTTTCTTATTTGATTTAAAAAATCAACTAATTTATCCTTATTGGCTTCTATCTCAATTATTACATTACTATCCTCATTGCCAACCCAACCCTTTAAGCCAAGTTTCGTAGATAAATTATATATAAAGGGTCTAAATCCTACACCTTGAACAATTCCAGTTATAATAATTCTATATTTATTCATAGTTTATGTTCCTATACCAAGATATTCTTTAGCTTGACACATGTCCTTGGATATTTGCTGCATGAGCTGTTCAACACTCTCAAATTTCCTTTCATCTCGAATCTTTTTTAAAAAGAATACTTCTATCTTTTTTCCATAAATATCTTGATTAAAGTCAATTATATGAGTCTCAACATTTTTTTGCTTACAGTCTTCAAAAGTTGGATTAAATCCTACATTTGTCATGCTGTTATAGAATTTGCCGTCAAGCAATGTTTTTGTTATATATACACCATTAGCTGGTAATACCAAAAATCTTTCAGGATTTATATTGGCTGTAGGATAACCAATAGTATTTCCAATTCTTCTGCCGCTTACTACCTCCGCAGTAATTGAATAATTTCTTCCTAAAAGTTTATAAGCTGTTTCAAGATCACCGTTTATAACTAATTCTCTTATTCTTGTACTGCTGATAATTTCATTATCACAGGTAATGGGAGATATAACTATAACTCTAAAACCATATTTTTTGCCCAATTCCTTCAAAAATTCAACATTCCCGTCACCATGATAACCAAATTTGTAGTCATAGCCAACTACAGCCAATTTTATATGGAGCTTATCAATTAAAATTTGCTTTACAAATTCCTCAGGTGAAAGTCTTGAAAAATTCTCATTAAACTCATCAAAATACAAATAATCCAAATTTATTTCACTAAGTAAATCTATTTTCTTCTGTTCAGTTAACAATAAAGGCGTAATAAGCTTCTTTCTAAGAATATTTTCTGGGTGCTTAGTAAAATTATAAACTACGGAAGCTAAGCCGTTTAATTGCGTTTCACGAATTAATGTATTTATAAGAGCCATATGACCTATATGCAGTCCATCAAAATTGCCAAGTCCTACACCTGTATTACAATTAAAGTACTTATCAATACTATTAGAATAAATTACCTTCATACTAACCTCCCACGCCCCATTTAAGCATACAATCTGGTACAGTTCTCGTGGAGGTA
This region includes:
- a CDS encoding carbamoyltransferase HypF, whose translation is MNKYRIIITGIVQGVGFRPFIYNLSTKLGLKGWVGNEDSNVIIEIEANKDKLVDFLNQIRKSAPTLSKIESIDYKELPFEGFKDFTIKESQTSLKGNIFISPDVATCNDCLKEIKDRGDRRYLYPFINCTNCGPRFTIIKDIPYDRDKTTMDSFYMCDSCRKEYTDPADRRYHAQPIACHRCGPSLEIVLGNSNSQFRMKTEHFKFSEHQNASNLYNCTLNEFEKESMPAQSDQLQMPLLNNIRYSDKCDLHAYLHEEYSSLEAFSNSKKCIEHIAEVIKTGQIAAIKGIGGYHLSCDALNDSAIERLRNRKHRDKKPFAIMMKNLDVINKYCKMNDKEIELLKSPASPIVLLEKKEGIKLPELIAPLNKYLGVMLPYTPIHHILFKQDGFPELIVMTSGNLSSEPIFYKDDDAINELSEIADVFLTHNREIYIRTDDSVTRVFEGREYIIRRSRGYVPKPIILDIRKLFNIPECFEIPSILACGGELKNVFCMNKDNLFYLSHHIGDLENESTNNAFISGVEHFKKLFDISYDYIAYDLHPNYFSSQYALKHIEKEKIGIQHHKAHIAACMAENQLDGEVIGVSFDGTGYGDDGNIWGGEFFKGGYYGLERVGHLDYVMMPGSDSAVKHPWRMAVSYLYSANKTYLLQHSNERGNCETSEDKLGDEDKGNAQSHNSNDILCANEADYKHKNVNILDNISQKDIEFTIKMLEKKINCPKTSSMGRFFDAVSALLGINTDISYEGQAAIELEYYAIDANAKPYILNFCNQKQNEKSCDINLSSHEDYSISENNSAVSGEIECVDSLDNIGGFVVQTNCIIEQIIQDMQAGNSKEYIASRFHSTIAEIVLQGCILIRKNSNLNAVVLSGGVFQNITLLKMCVERLRKHNFNVFTHSEYPANDGGIALGQAVLALGKIIGRNG
- a CDS encoding bifunctional riboflavin kinase/FAD synthetase; this encodes MKVIYSNSIDKYFNCNTGVGLGNFDGLHIGHMALINTLIRETQLNGLASVVYNFTKHPENILRKKLITPLLLTEQKKIDLLSEINLDYLYFDEFNENFSRLSPEEFVKQILIDKLHIKLAVVGYDYKFGYHGDGNVEFLKELGKKYGFRVIVISPITCDNEIISSTRIRELVINGDLETAYKLLGRNYSITAEVVSGRRIGNTIGYPTANINPERFLVLPANGVYITKTLLDGKFYNSMTNVGFNPTFEDCKQKNVETHIIDFNQDIYGKKIEVFFLKKIRDERKFESVEQLMQQISKDMCQAKEYLGIGT